In Methanofervidicoccus sp. A16, the sequence TAAAACAAATTTTACTGTTTTGTCTAATATTTAATTAATATAGGTGAAAATCATGTACCAGTGGAAACTAAGTGAAATAGTAGACAACGGTCTATGTGCTAAGTGTAGTACCTGTGCTATAGTGTGTCCAAATAATATAGTGATTTTTGAGGACGTTCCCAAGTTAAAAGAGGAATGTCTAAGGAAAGGGCATGGTATGTGCTACGAGGTATGTCCAAGGGTATCTTCTGGAGGTTATCAGATAAGGATCAGGGCAGGTTTTAAGGAGAGGGAGGAGTACTGCTATGGAAGGGGAGATATTGAGGGGCAGGATGGCGGGGTGGTTACTGCATTTTTAAAGTACCTCTTGGAGAATAATAAGATAGATGGGGCGATAGTTGTAGGTGATGAGTGCTGGAAACCTGTATCTATGATAGTACAGGATCCTAAGGATATAGAGAGATCTGCAAGATCTAAATATACGATCTCTACCCTTGATGCCCTTAGAACTGCAGGGGAGATAGGTATTGAGAGGGTTGCAGTTGTAGGTCTTCCATGTCAAATATCTGGTCTTAGAAAACTTCAGTACTTCCCGTATCTGGCTAAGTACAACGGTGAGATAGGTTGGGATGGGAGAATGGTGAATTTTCCAAGGATAGAGTACTTAATTGGACTGTTCTGTATGGGGAAGTTTGAAGAGGAGAGTATAGATAGGGTCCTTGAAAAGAATAACCTTAAAAGGGAAGATATAGAGAAGTTCGATATTAAGAGGGGAACGTTTATAATGATTACTAAGGAGGGGGAGAGGTATACAGTTCCCCTGGAGGAACTAAATTACTGTGAAGGGTGTAGGATCTGTAGAGATTTCGACTCTGTAATGGCAGACGTCTCTGTGGGATCTGTGGGAAGTCCAGAGGGATACTCTACAGTGATAGTTAGGACTGAAAAGGGGGAGGATATTAAGGAGGCCATAGAGTTGAAGGAAGGAGTAGATATAGAGAGTATAGAGAGGATGAGAAAGTTGAAGATGAAAAAATTTAGAAGGGAGATAGAGGAGAGGGGAAAAAAGGGGAAAAAGATATCCTACTACTGGATCACAGACTACGGAGGGGTAGGTAAGAGGGCAGATAATACCCACTTTATAAGGATAAGGGGGAAACCTTGTGGTTGGTATTCCACAGAGGAGATAAGGGATATAGTGGAGATAACTGAAAAGTATGGAGGCAGGATAAAGATAACAGATAGGGGGGCATTTGAGATACACTCTATCCATCCAATGGATGTGGAGGATACAGTTTTAGAACTACATAGAAGGGGCTTTATTACAGGTTCCGAGGGACCTTTAGTTAGGGCTGTTCTTGGGTGTCCAGGTGGTGGGAACTGTAGTAGTGGACTGGTAGATACTAAGGAGTTGTGTACCTTGATAGATGAGAGGTTTAAGGAGTACCCTGCTCCTTATAAATTTAAGATCGCAATAAGTGGCTGTCCAAACAAGTGTGTTAGGCCACAGATCCACGATATTGGAATTGTTGGTGTTAAGTACCCTGAGACCAATGAAAACTGTAATGGATGTGGAAGATGTGCTGATGTTTGTAAGGTTGATGCCATAGATGTTAGAGGGAAAACCTCCTACACCAACTACAACCTCTGTATAGGTTGTGGAAAGTGTATCAAGGCCTGTCCTAACGAGGGGAGGGAGGTAAAAGAGGAGGGGTATATGGTATATGTTGGAGGGAAATCTGGAAGAGATATAGTATTTGGAGTGCCCCTTAGGTTGATGGATGTGGATGGGATAATTAATTTAATAGAGAGTGTATTGAAGGTATACTCCAAGTACGCCGAGAAACCTCAGAGGGAGAGATTATCTGCTGTTATGAGTAGGGTTGGAGTAGGGAGATTCTTAGAGGAAGTTAAGAGTGGTCTTAAAAATGAGAATAATAATCGATAATTTAATAAGTGATGGGAGTGATAAAAAGAAAAGACTTTAAAAAATAGTAAAAAACCTCTATTCAATATACTTGGCCCAAAGGAGAATATTTGTTTTTTAGAGAAATTAACAGTCTTGGGGATTTTCTA encodes:
- a CDS encoding Coenzyme F420 hydrogenase/dehydrogenase, beta subunit C-terminal domain, whose translation is MYQWKLSEIVDNGLCAKCSTCAIVCPNNIVIFEDVPKLKEECLRKGHGMCYEVCPRVSSGGYQIRIRAGFKEREEYCYGRGDIEGQDGGVVTAFLKYLLENNKIDGAIVVGDECWKPVSMIVQDPKDIERSARSKYTISTLDALRTAGEIGIERVAVVGLPCQISGLRKLQYFPYLAKYNGEIGWDGRMVNFPRIEYLIGLFCMGKFEEESIDRVLEKNNLKREDIEKFDIKRGTFIMITKEGERYTVPLEELNYCEGCRICRDFDSVMADVSVGSVGSPEGYSTVIVRTEKGEDIKEAIELKEGVDIESIERMRKLKMKKFRREIEERGKKGKKISYYWITDYGGVGKRADNTHFIRIRGKPCGWYSTEEIRDIVEITEKYGGRIKITDRGAFEIHSIHPMDVEDTVLELHRRGFITGSEGPLVRAVLGCPGGGNCSSGLVDTKELCTLIDERFKEYPAPYKFKIAISGCPNKCVRPQIHDIGIVGVKYPETNENCNGCGRCADVCKVDAIDVRGKTSYTNYNLCIGCGKCIKACPNEGREVKEEGYMVYVGGKSGRDIVFGVPLRLMDVDGIINLIESVLKVYSKYAEKPQRERLSAVMSRVGVGRFLEEVKSGLKNENNNR